One Ignavibacteriales bacterium genomic region harbors:
- a CDS encoding acyl-CoA dehydrogenase family protein yields the protein MIQFDFTDEQKMLRDMVRDFTIAEIKPIAGKMDEEEQMSKDLIDKIRETGLLGTVFPTEYGGGGFGEVGYCIAQEEVARGCLSTATFIGAHQSIGSNAIYIGGSEELKRKYLVPLAEGKYIGAFGLTETQAGSDSFNLRTKARRDGDDWIINGEKIWITNGPFADIVSIFARTERGITAFVVETKSPGFKAGAKEKKMGLRSSATSTLMLDNVRVPKENMIGDDGRGFLIAMKTLDAGRLGLGACCVGASKELMELSTKFAKERKQFDQPISQFQGIQFMLAEMATLIYAMESVVYRTAAAYDRGEQISRYSAAVKLFCSEGLDKIVDLAVQIHGGMGYSRELPIERFYRDSRINRIFEGTSEVQKLIMGREILKRNGSF from the coding sequence ATGATTCAATTTGATTTTACCGATGAACAGAAAATGCTGCGTGATATGGTTCGCGATTTCACAATCGCGGAGATAAAACCTATCGCCGGGAAGATGGATGAAGAAGAACAGATGTCGAAAGATCTGATCGATAAAATTAGAGAAACAGGATTGTTGGGAACAGTTTTTCCAACAGAATATGGCGGCGGCGGTTTTGGTGAGGTTGGATATTGCATAGCTCAGGAAGAGGTTGCGCGCGGATGTTTATCAACGGCAACTTTTATAGGTGCTCATCAATCTATCGGTTCAAATGCGATTTATATCGGAGGAAGCGAAGAATTAAAAAGAAAATATTTAGTACCGCTCGCGGAAGGAAAATATATCGGAGCGTTCGGATTGACGGAAACCCAGGCAGGTTCCGATTCATTCAATCTAAGAACAAAAGCGCGTAGAGACGGCGATGATTGGATTATTAATGGTGAAAAAATTTGGATCACCAACGGACCTTTCGCAGATATCGTTTCGATATTCGCACGGACAGAAAGAGGTATAACTGCTTTCGTGGTTGAAACAAAATCTCCCGGATTTAAAGCCGGTGCCAAAGAAAAAAAGATGGGACTACGGTCAAGCGCAACCTCTACGTTAATGCTTGATAATGTCCGCGTTCCTAAGGAAAATATGATTGGAGACGATGGACGCGGATTTCTCATCGCGATGAAAACGTTGGATGCGGGCAGATTAGGACTTGGCGCATGTTGTGTTGGTGCCTCAAAGGAATTGATGGAATTATCAACTAAATTTGCCAAAGAACGAAAACAATTTGATCAGCCGATCTCGCAATTTCAAGGTATTCAATTCATGCTTGCAGAAATGGCAACCCTGATTTATGCAATGGAATCTGTCGTGTATCGCACAGCGGCAGCATACGACCGCGGAGAACAAATTTCACGCTATTCAGCTGCGGTTAAATTATTCTGTTCAGAGGGACTTGACAAAATAGTTGATCTGGCTGTTCAGATTCATGGTGGTATGGGTTATTCCAGAGAATTACCGATCGAGAGATTTTATCGGGATTCTCGCATAAATAGAATATTTGAAGGTACGAGCGAAGTTCAAAAATTAATAATGGGGCGCGAAATTTTAAAACGCAACGGATCGTTTTAA
- a CDS encoding SDR family oxidoreductase, with protein MTREPRFKSSEWALILGASSGFGGATAVELARRGMNIFGVHLDRQATMPAVQQILKEIKHAGAKAVFFNINAADAIKRAETLDEIKERFNFEHGSTVKVLVHSLAFGTLKPFICKKVEEEITQAQMEMTLDVMAHSLIYWVQGLLSRNLMRSGGRIFGLTSSGAHSVIPTYGAVSAAKAALESHIRQLSMELGPLGITANAILAGVTETPALKKIPGAANMIQVAKLKNPQHRLTLPEDVARAIALLSQDDSYFISGNVIGVDAGEDKVGYVSLKSSSHSE; from the coding sequence ATGACACGCGAACCTAGATTCAAATCGTCTGAGTGGGCACTCATTTTAGGTGCTTCAAGCGGATTCGGCGGTGCAACCGCGGTTGAGCTGGCTAGGAGAGGGATGAATATCTTTGGTGTTCATCTCGATCGGCAGGCAACGATGCCTGCAGTTCAACAAATTCTGAAAGAAATTAAACATGCCGGCGCTAAAGCGGTTTTTTTTAATATAAACGCTGCCGATGCCATTAAACGAGCGGAAACACTCGATGAAATCAAAGAACGATTTAATTTTGAACATGGAAGCACCGTTAAAGTACTTGTGCATTCATTAGCATTTGGAACTTTAAAACCATTCATCTGTAAGAAAGTTGAAGAAGAGATTACGCAAGCGCAGATGGAAATGACGCTCGACGTAATGGCGCATAGTTTGATATATTGGGTGCAGGGTTTATTGAGCAGGAATTTAATGCGTTCGGGGGGAAGAATTTTTGGATTAACAAGTTCAGGGGCTCACTCGGTAATTCCAACTTATGGAGCGGTTTCAGCTGCCAAAGCCGCACTTGAATCACACATCCGACAACTTTCGATGGAATTAGGGCCTTTAGGAATTACCGCAAATGCTATACTCGCAGGTGTAACAGAAACACCGGCTCTTAAAAAGATTCCTGGTGCTGCTAATATGATTCAAGTGGCAAAATTGAAAAATCCTCAGCATCGGTTGACTCTGCCCGAAGATGTTGCGCGCGCCATAGCATTGTTATCGCAGGATGATTCGTATTTCATCTCCGGTAACGTGATCGGAGTTGATGCCGGAGAGGATAAAGTAGGATATGTCAGTTTAAAAAGTAGTTCACACTCTGAATAA
- a CDS encoding HAMP domain-containing protein — protein sequence MGKIKRKYLLILTLCFVSIIALTFIYESINTDATKRNWQNISSDIKDEQKRYIQNEFIQFQQSILNQLEQLSTDRFVVTAINAKDDQDSLFDYLLRVKSIGTSIEIFDSNKNSVAWVNDYGPHIPLKNIVDSVSITIIQNPLFTYIAIIRPIIDNGKTSGYIAGKRLLDVNLPLSNRFINEKTFSNTFAGKLSVTPEFQFSNVNHESASNNNYSIPLIGLDNAILGEAHLPVPTIDEYLEASSNTINLIKGILEIIIFLLVIAFLKEVIRKFSDAIQFIIITILIWSARYLLIWTNVPNQLFPAWFNPKYYASPFGYGIAHSLGDLFLSSIFVMITILFLCYFYFSYYKTHDKISSYSNKYLKIISTALLVVIFLLIIRAMAAIFRSAVRDSTISLNDLTTLLPNIESTVLLFGLFFTLFSIVSLQMVIIDLIRRLISDILKKNKTRIYAWTVTCIILLMGGITFGLIQKSPLLSLEARAVLTMGLIAATYIATTTAYSNSGGNRLPRVGIVVFITAVLIMMPVLRVEMENKECASVENFSRVVIKPTNDWLSYLVDQTIAECVDSDAVKTIKTNDRQEYSVLAFKKWARSLLSTEGNICSIRYYNSIGEPISTFKIGAAISITDDSAIKDSIFYSRSYQVDRNIRGVLTRWHIRTSVMTDARSDTIGSVRVEITGNKLTLLKGEIPEILRTSSRQTPVGLEQPLMLTEYFRDTIVSSSEETFYAGRTLQTGIKEEIQKRNNFWIKEEFDGKYYESYYFKDENDPSAESIYNIRRQEPGYFLSFFWFIRIGFIFLILGVFIFIANYIWNIFNKKNKIFSFAEKLLISYLVVAVFPVLFFSYYNKQTTNKRVEVDLQSQLQDQTEIVVTELKRRFDISNPVSISRVYDSDCSNIAEDINIDFDIYSSTELSSTSMPELYDAELLDSHLDASAYQELFIRGRMFCSQKKVLGNLTYVVGYRPLHSEDGRIIGVISVPTLLKQSQRDMEMVQSNAVLFSIFGIVFAISIFLGLILSRQFGIPIQNLIEATREIARGNLSYKRKLFRSDELGELDRAFEKMSHDLKNKQDQLIVAQREAAWREMAKQVAHEIKNPLTPMKLSLQHLRAAFQDRAKNLSEIVEKVTSTTLEQIETLSKIATEFSHMAKMPARNMQMIDLHQILNESKNLFGEYKGVIINLNLNASRSIIRGDHDEVRRAFINILKNSVQALKEKGKITISSEDRNENIQIKIIDDGPGLNSEALEHLFELNFSTKSEGMGIGLAIVKKTVTDFGGTIEIQSNQGGGVVVSIIFPLI from the coding sequence ATGGGGAAAATCAAAAGAAAATATCTATTAATTCTGACCCTTTGTTTTGTTTCTATTATTGCATTAACATTCATTTATGAATCCATCAATACTGATGCGACTAAAAGAAATTGGCAAAATATTTCTTCCGATATAAAAGATGAACAAAAGCGATATATTCAAAATGAATTTATTCAATTTCAGCAATCGATTCTAAATCAACTGGAGCAACTATCAACAGATAGGTTTGTTGTTACAGCTATAAACGCTAAGGATGATCAAGATTCTCTATTTGATTATCTACTACGGGTCAAAAGCATTGGAACATCGATCGAGATATTCGATAGTAACAAAAATTCAGTCGCGTGGGTGAATGATTACGGTCCTCATATTCCACTTAAAAATATTGTTGATAGCGTCTCGATTACAATCATACAGAATCCTTTATTCACTTACATAGCGATAATTCGACCGATCATTGATAACGGGAAAACGTCAGGTTATATTGCGGGGAAGCGGTTACTCGATGTCAATTTGCCGCTCAGTAATAGATTCATCAATGAGAAGACATTTAGCAATACTTTTGCGGGAAAATTATCGGTCACACCCGAATTTCAATTTTCAAACGTGAACCATGAATCAGCGTCTAATAATAATTATTCAATTCCACTTATTGGGCTCGACAATGCGATATTGGGAGAAGCACATCTACCTGTTCCGACGATCGATGAATATCTGGAAGCATCATCCAACACTATAAATTTAATTAAAGGGATTTTAGAGATAATTATATTTCTCCTGGTTATTGCTTTTTTAAAAGAAGTTATTCGAAAATTTTCGGATGCAATTCAATTCATTATAATCACAATCTTAATATGGTCGGCACGCTATTTATTGATTTGGACAAACGTTCCGAATCAACTATTCCCCGCTTGGTTTAATCCGAAATATTATGCATCACCATTCGGTTACGGAATAGCACATTCACTTGGTGACTTATTTTTGTCGTCAATATTCGTAATGATAACCATTTTATTCTTGTGCTATTTTTATTTTAGCTATTATAAAACTCATGATAAAATAAGCAGTTATTCAAATAAATATTTAAAGATAATCAGTACCGCTCTTCTCGTCGTTATTTTTCTCTTAATAATTCGGGCAATGGCTGCGATATTCCGCAGCGCGGTGCGCGATTCAACAATCTCTCTAAACGATTTAACCACATTACTCCCCAACATAGAATCAACAGTTTTATTATTCGGACTGTTTTTCACTTTGTTTTCTATCGTTAGTCTACAAATGGTTATAATCGATTTAATACGTCGATTGATCAGTGATATCCTAAAGAAAAATAAAACACGGATATATGCCTGGACGGTAACCTGCATTATTTTATTGATGGGAGGAATAACATTCGGGTTAATTCAGAAGTCACCATTATTGTCTCTTGAGGCGCGAGCGGTTTTAACAATGGGACTAATCGCCGCAACATATATTGCAACTACCACGGCATATTCGAATTCAGGAGGAAATAGGTTACCAAGAGTTGGGATTGTTGTATTTATAACAGCGGTTCTGATCATGATGCCGGTTTTACGGGTAGAAATGGAAAACAAAGAATGCGCATCGGTGGAGAACTTTTCAAGAGTGGTAATAAAACCTACCAATGATTGGTTATCGTATCTTGTTGATCAAACTATAGCGGAATGCGTTGATAGTGATGCCGTTAAGACAATCAAAACTAACGATCGACAAGAATATTCTGTGCTTGCATTTAAAAAGTGGGCAAGAAGTTTATTGAGTACCGAAGGAAATATTTGTTCAATTAGATATTACAATTCGATAGGAGAGCCGATAAGCACTTTCAAAATTGGTGCTGCTATCTCGATAACTGATGATTCAGCGATAAAAGATTCAATATTTTATTCGCGATCATATCAAGTTGATAGAAACATTCGCGGTGTTTTAACAAGGTGGCATATAAGAACATCTGTTATGACTGATGCTCGGAGTGATACGATTGGTTCGGTCAGGGTAGAGATAACCGGTAATAAATTAACACTACTTAAAGGTGAAATTCCTGAAATATTACGAACTTCATCAAGACAAACTCCGGTAGGATTGGAACAACCATTAATGTTAACTGAATATTTCAGAGATACGATTGTTTCTTCATCCGAGGAAACTTTTTACGCCGGGAGAACGCTTCAGACAGGGATTAAGGAGGAGATACAAAAACGTAACAACTTTTGGATTAAAGAAGAATTTGATGGTAAATATTACGAAAGTTATTATTTCAAAGATGAAAATGATCCATCAGCCGAATCGATTTATAACATCCGGCGTCAGGAACCGGGATATTTTTTAAGCTTTTTCTGGTTTATAAGAATAGGTTTTATTTTCCTAATACTCGGCGTATTCATTTTTATTGCTAATTATATCTGGAATATTTTTAATAAGAAAAATAAAATATTCAGTTTTGCCGAGAAATTACTTATATCATATCTAGTCGTGGCTGTCTTTCCTGTTTTATTTTTCAGTTATTACAACAAGCAAACAACAAACAAACGTGTTGAGGTAGATTTGCAATCTCAATTGCAAGACCAAACAGAGATTGTAGTTACTGAACTGAAACGTCGGTTCGATATCAGCAATCCGGTTTCTATCTCGCGGGTTTATGATTCCGATTGTTCAAATATTGCAGAAGATATCAATATCGATTTCGATATTTACTCATCAACGGAATTGAGTTCCACGAGTATGCCGGAATTATATGATGCGGAGCTCCTAGATTCACATCTTGATGCTTCCGCGTATCAAGAGTTATTTATCAGAGGACGAATGTTCTGTTCGCAGAAAAAGGTATTAGGAAATCTGACTTATGTCGTTGGGTACAGACCATTACACTCGGAGGATGGTAGAATTATCGGAGTTATTAGTGTACCCACACTGCTTAAGCAAAGTCAGCGGGATATGGAAATGGTGCAATCTAATGCTGTTTTGTTTTCGATTTTTGGAATTGTTTTCGCGATTTCAATCTTTTTAGGTTTGATATTGTCGCGTCAATTCGGTATTCCAATCCAAAACCTGATTGAGGCAACCCGTGAAATTGCCCGGGGTAATTTATCATATAAAAGAAAACTATTCCGCTCTGATGAATTAGGCGAATTAGACCGCGCTTTCGAAAAGATGTCTCATGATTTAAAAAACAAGCAAGATCAGTTGATAGTTGCTCAGAGGGAAGCGGCTTGGCGGGAGATGGCTAAGCAGGTAGCTCACGAAATTAAAAATCCGCTTACTCCGATGAAGTTATCGCTTCAGCACCTTCGTGCGGCATTTCAGGATCGTGCAAAAAATTTAAGTGAGATCGTGGAAAAAGTAACAAGTACGACACTTGAGCAGATCGAAACCCTTAGTAAGATTGCCACCGAATTTTCTCACATGGCGAAGATGCCTGCACGGAATATGCAAATGATAGATCTTCATCAAATTCTCAATGAATCCAAAAATCTTTTTGGCGAATATAAAGGTGTCATTATTAATCTTAATCTCAATGCATCACGATCTATCATCCGAGGAGATCACGATGAGGTTCGGAGGGCATTTATCAATATTTTAAAGAACAGTGTCCAGGCATTGAAGGAAAAAGGAAAAATAACTATCAGTTCCGAAGATAGAAATGAAAACATCCAAATTAAAATCATTGATGATGGTCCCGGATTGAATAGCGAAGCGCTGGAGCACTTGTTTGAATTGAATTTTTCCACCAAGTCGGAAGGTATGGGAATCGGGTTGGCAATTGTGAAAAAGACAGTAACCGATTTCGGAGGAACCATAGAAATTCAAAGCAATCAAGGTGGTGGAGTGGTGGTCTCGATTATCTTTCCGCTGATATAA
- a CDS encoding DUF4783 domain-containing protein yields the protein MNKISITLSFWVYFWFMTVMAFAQPTANVSQFATDARKLIALTEIAIKQGEMNNISSALGREVTINIRNGESGLFSSNQSVVILQNYFSTRRIVQFAFTTKQDDRESFYATGGGIFSIRGRREHFQIYVGLTIKDGRLVISQFNVY from the coding sequence ATGAATAAAATATCAATCACACTCTCTTTTTGGGTCTATTTTTGGTTCATGACAGTAATGGCTTTTGCTCAACCAACTGCAAATGTATCTCAATTTGCGACTGATGCAAGAAAATTGATTGCACTGACCGAAATTGCGATAAAGCAAGGGGAGATGAATAACATATCATCTGCGTTGGGTCGTGAGGTGACAATAAATATCCGCAATGGTGAAAGTGGGTTGTTCAGCTCGAATCAATCTGTTGTCATTCTTCAAAATTATTTCTCAACGAGAAGAATTGTGCAATTTGCTTTCACAACTAAACAGGATGATCGCGAATCATTTTATGCCACAGGAGGTGGGATATTTTCAATCAGGGGCCGTCGGGAACACTTTCAGATTTATGTCGGACTAACTATCAAGGATGGTCGCTTGGTTATTTCTCAATTTAATGTTTATTGA
- a CDS encoding arsenite methyltransferase — protein sequence MKTEQEIKKMVKEKYGAIAQQSNIQNQSSCCGSGCDCSNVEFSIMADDYTKLPGYLPEADLALGCGLPTQFAKIKSGDTVVDLGAGAGNDCFVARSLTGETGRVIGIDMTEAMIEKARLNTLKLGYTNVEFRFGDIEKLPIEDNTADVVVSNCVMNLVPDKKKAFEETFRIIKSGGHFSISDIVLQGELPDDLRNEASLYAGCISGAVQKEEYLGIIKEVGFSNIVIQKEKKIDIPNEVFAKILTVEQIRDFKRSHLGIFSITVYAEKP from the coding sequence ATGAAGACAGAACAAGAAATTAAAAAAATGGTTAAAGAGAAATACGGAGCTATAGCACAGCAATCGAATATTCAAAACCAATCTTCGTGTTGCGGCAGCGGGTGTGATTGTTCCAATGTCGAGTTTTCAATTATGGCAGATGATTATACGAAACTTCCCGGTTATCTTCCAGAAGCTGATCTTGCTCTTGGGTGCGGACTACCTACTCAATTTGCAAAGATTAAGTCAGGTGATACTGTAGTTGATCTTGGTGCAGGTGCTGGCAATGATTGCTTTGTTGCCCGATCTCTAACCGGTGAGACTGGGCGAGTAATCGGAATAGATATGACCGAGGCGATGATAGAAAAAGCACGATTAAATACTTTAAAGTTAGGTTATACGAATGTGGAATTCAGATTTGGAGATATAGAGAAACTGCCTATTGAGGATAACACTGCTGATGTGGTTGTAAGTAATTGCGTGATGAACCTGGTACCTGATAAGAAAAAAGCATTTGAAGAAACTTTTCGAATCATTAAAAGCGGTGGACATTTTAGCATATCGGATATTGTCTTGCAAGGGGAACTTCCAGATGATCTGCGTAATGAGGCTTCGTTGTATGCCGGTTGTATTTCCGGTGCTGTTCAGAAAGAAGAATACTTGGGTATAATCAAGGAAGTCGGATTTAGTAATATTGTTATTCAAAAAGAAAAGAAGATTGATATACCCAACGAGGTTTTTGCGAAAATTCTAACAGTTGAACAAATAAGAGATTTTAAAAGAAGCCACCTTGGAATTTTTAGTATTACAGTTTATGCGGAGAAGCCATGA
- the pgeF gene encoding peptidoglycan editing factor PgeF, which yields MMVIKPNVFSFDQKLVCALSTRVGGVSAEPFGMNLSYKVGDRIENVTMNRELFFKHMGIPLSSVAIPGQIHSDNIQIISESGEYPNCDGLITNSKNLFLVVTVADCIPIMLYDHRAQVCTAIHAGWRGTEKRILLKAIEILRSNYSTRISDLFAYLGPSARKCCYQIGEEVADKFDKKYIKHEKGTGLKLDLIGINVDILKEVGVEENKIEVAEYCTICNPSLFHSYRRDKDLSGRMMAVIGIKREEN from the coding sequence ATGATGGTTATTAAACCGAACGTTTTCTCTTTCGATCAAAAATTAGTCTGTGCTCTCAGCACAAGAGTTGGAGGTGTGTCGGCTGAACCGTTTGGTATGAACCTTAGTTATAAAGTCGGAGATCGGATTGAAAATGTTACGATGAACCGTGAATTATTCTTTAAGCACATGGGTATTCCGCTTTCATCAGTGGCAATACCGGGTCAAATTCACAGCGATAATATTCAGATAATTTCCGAATCCGGAGAATATCCCAACTGTGATGGCTTAATTACAAATTCCAAAAATTTGTTTTTAGTTGTTACCGTCGCCGATTGCATACCGATAATGCTATACGATCATCGAGCTCAAGTATGTACCGCGATACACGCAGGATGGCGAGGGACAGAAAAAAGAATATTACTAAAAGCGATTGAGATATTACGCTCGAATTATTCGACAAGAATAAGCGACTTGTTCGCGTACCTTGGACCTTCCGCGCGAAAATGTTGTTATCAGATTGGTGAAGAGGTTGCAGATAAATTTGATAAAAAATATATAAAACATGAGAAAGGTACAGGTCTAAAACTCGATTTAATTGGGATTAACGTCGATATACTGAAAGAAGTCGGTGTGGAAGAAAATAAAATTGAAGTTGCTGAGTACTGTACGATCTGCAATCCGTCGTTATTTCATTCATATCGCAGAGATAAAGATTTATCGGGGCGGATGATGGCTGTAATTGGAATAAAACGCGAAGAAAACTGA
- the glmS gene encoding glutamine--fructose-6-phosphate transaminase (isomerizing), with product MCGIVGYIGEKNSLPILIEGLRRLEYRGYDSAGVALIQNKELVLHKQAGKVNELARLVEGQNIFASLGVGHTRWATHGEPNDVNAHPHGDCNDEIAVIHNGIIENFATLKRKLERDGHVMRTDTDTEVIAHLIEEFYKTENDLFKATRLALLELQGTYGLLVISKNEPDKIIAARKGSPLMLGIGEGENYVASDAAALIDHTRNVIYLNDDEIVSVSKKSFYIKTIHDKEIIKKVEKLTFDLEQIEKGGFEHFMLKEIHEQPESIRNSIRGRLLVDEGIVKLGGLERGLDKLLQAPRVLITACGTSWHAALVGKYMFEQLARIPVEVDYASEFRYRNPIVHSDDVLLVISQSGETADTLAALREAKSKGASVLGLVNVVGSTIARETDAGVFIHAGPEIGVASTKAFTSQLVVLSLISILLGKHRGMPADQAKLLVEDLASIPSKIQKVLEKVDQIKKIANELKDAKNVLFLGRGINFPTALEGALKLKEISYIHAEGYPAAEMKHGPIALIDEKMPVVFIVPKDAIYEKVLSNMQEVRARKGRIIAIANEDDDEVEKLAEFVIKVPRTYSYFGPIVNVIPLQLLAYYIAVARGCNVDQPRNLAKSVTVE from the coding sequence ATGTGTGGAATTGTAGGATATATTGGAGAGAAAAACTCTTTACCGATATTAATTGAAGGATTAAGAAGATTAGAATACCGCGGGTACGACTCTGCAGGTGTGGCATTAATTCAGAATAAAGAATTGGTCTTGCATAAACAAGCCGGGAAAGTGAATGAATTAGCCCGGCTCGTCGAAGGGCAAAATATTTTCGCTTCTTTGGGAGTTGGCCATACAAGATGGGCGACTCACGGTGAACCGAATGACGTAAATGCGCATCCGCATGGCGATTGCAATGATGAGATCGCAGTGATTCACAACGGGATCATTGAGAATTTTGCAACATTAAAACGAAAATTAGAACGCGACGGTCATGTGATGCGAACAGACACCGATACTGAGGTAATCGCACACCTTATTGAAGAATTTTATAAAACCGAAAACGATTTATTCAAAGCCACACGTCTGGCTCTCCTCGAACTTCAGGGTACTTACGGTTTATTGGTCATCTCTAAAAATGAACCTGATAAAATTATTGCCGCTCGAAAAGGAAGTCCTTTGATGCTTGGTATCGGTGAGGGAGAAAATTATGTTGCTTCGGATGCTGCGGCACTTATCGATCACACAAGAAATGTTATCTACCTTAACGATGACGAGATTGTATCCGTTTCAAAAAAATCATTTTATATAAAAACCATACACGACAAGGAGATAATAAAAAAAGTAGAAAAGTTAACTTTTGATTTGGAGCAGATTGAAAAAGGCGGATTCGAACATTTCATGCTGAAAGAAATCCATGAGCAGCCCGAATCGATTCGCAATTCAATCAGGGGCCGTTTGCTTGTAGATGAAGGCATAGTGAAATTAGGCGGACTTGAACGTGGTCTTGATAAATTGTTACAGGCACCGAGAGTTTTAATAACTGCATGCGGTACATCGTGGCATGCGGCGCTGGTCGGGAAATATATGTTTGAACAATTAGCACGAATTCCGGTTGAGGTAGATTATGCTTCAGAATTTCGATATCGAAATCCAATAGTTCATTCGGACGATGTTTTACTCGTAATTAGTCAAAGCGGAGAGACTGCCGATACTTTGGCTGCACTTCGGGAAGCAAAATCGAAAGGTGCATCTGTACTGGGATTGGTGAATGTGGTAGGCAGCACCATAGCCCGAGAAACAGATGCAGGTGTATTCATTCATGCCGGACCGGAAATCGGTGTCGCTTCAACAAAAGCATTCACTTCACAGTTGGTGGTTTTATCACTGATATCAATTCTACTTGGCAAACATCGTGGTATGCCTGCCGATCAGGCAAAACTATTGGTGGAAGATCTTGCCTCCATCCCTTCTAAAATACAAAAGGTGTTGGAAAAAGTTGATCAGATAAAAAAGATTGCCAATGAGTTGAAAGATGCCAAGAATGTTCTTTTCTTAGGACGCGGAATAAATTTTCCAACCGCATTAGAGGGCGCTCTCAAGTTAAAAGAGATTTCGTACATTCATGCCGAAGGTTATCCGGCTGCTGAAATGAAACATGGTCCGATCGCCCTCATCGATGAAAAGATGCCTGTTGTTTTCATCGTTCCAAAAGATGCGATATACGAAAAAGTATTGAGTAACATGCAAGAAGTAAGAGCAAGAAAAGGACGTATAATTGCTATTGCAAATGAAGATGATGATGAAGTGGAGAAGCTTGCCGAGTTTGTTATCAAAGTACCACGAACCTATAGTTATTTTGGACCGATTGTTAATGTCATCCCGTTACAGTTGCTTGCTTATTATATTGCTGTGGCGCGTGGGTGCAACGTCGATCAACCTCGCAATTTGGCGAAAAGTGTTACGGTCGAGTGA
- a CDS encoding heavy-metal-associated domain-containing protein, with protein sequence MKTYQLIINGMNCGHCVNSLKKELLKIPNIKVNDVRVGSAVVELEESNTTKEILTKAIETAGYDVVSIQ encoded by the coding sequence ATGAAGACTTATCAATTAATCATCAATGGGATGAATTGCGGGCATTGCGTGAATTCCTTAAAAAAAGAATTACTAAAAATACCAAACATAAAAGTAAACGATGTAAGAGTCGGTTCAGCGGTAGTTGAACTTGAAGAATCAAACACTACCAAGGAAATATTAACTAAAGCCATTGAAACAGCCGGTTATGATGTTGTCTCTATTCAGTAA
- a CDS encoding winged helix-turn-helix transcriptional regulator yields MGISKKEVFSKSQNRLADVAKALGHPARIAILQFLAKQNACICGDIVDKIPLSQATVSQHLAELKRLGLIKGEIEGPRICYCIDQKAWNEAEQVLSQFFNDINN; encoded by the coding sequence ATGGGTATATCGAAAAAAGAAGTGTTTAGTAAAAGTCAGAATCGGCTGGCCGATGTTGCAAAAGCACTCGGACATCCCGCGCGCATCGCAATTTTGCAATTTCTGGCAAAACAGAATGCATGTATCTGCGGCGATATTGTTGATAAGATTCCACTTTCACAGGCAACAGTTTCGCAACATCTTGCAGAGTTGAAGCGATTGGGTCTTATTAAAGGTGAAATTGAAGGACCACGAATCTGTTATTGTATAGATCAAAAAGCATGGAATGAAGCAGAACAAGTACTGTCTCAATTCTTCAACGATATTAATAACTAG